The genomic stretch CAGCTTGCCTTCGCGCGCGAGCTTCGACAGCTCGGTCATTTCCTTCGCGATATCGACGAGACCCTTCTTGTCCGCATCGCGGATCACGGGCACGACGAGACCATTCGGCGTGTCGGCGGCGAAACCCACGTGGTAGTACTGCTTGAACACCAGGTTGTCGCCGTCGAGGCTGGCGTTGAAGGTCGGGAACTTCTTCAGCGCCGCGACCACCGCCTTGATCACGAATGCGAGCATCGTGAACTTGACGCCAGCCTTCTCGTTTTCCTTGTTCAGTTGCACGCGCAACGCTTCAAGGTCGGTGATGTCCGCTTCGTCGTTGTTCGTGACGTGCGGGATCATGACCCAGTTACGGTGCAGGTTCGCGCCCGAAATCTTCTTGATGCGCGACAGCGGCTTCGGATCGATCGGACCGAACTTCGTGAAGTCGACCTTCGGCCACGGCAGCAGACCCAGCTCGCCACCGCCCGCGGCAGCAGGCGCGGCGGCAACCGGTGCGCCGCGCTGGCCCGTCATCACGCCCTTGACGAACGCGGTGACGTCGTCTTGCGTAATGCGGCCCTTCGGACCCGTACCTTGCACGCGCGACACGTCGACGCCCAGTTCGCGCGCGAACTTGCGCACCGACGGCGATGCATGGCTTGCGCGATGCGCGCCGCCTTCGCCTGCCGGGATCACGGGCGCCTGCGCGAGCGCGGACGGCTGCGCGGGAGCCGGGGACGGGGCAGCGGGTGCGTCCGACGGCATTTCTTCATGCTTCGGAACAGCCGGTGCGGGCGCAGCGGCACCGCCGCTCTCGCCTTCGAGCAGCACGATCAGCGTGCCTTCCGACACGTTATCGCCGACCTTGACCTTCACTTCCTTGACGATGCCGGCCGCGGGGCTCGGCACATCCATCGTCGCCTTGTCCGATTCGAGCGTCACGAGCGACTGTTCCTTCTCGACGCGATCGCCGACCTTCACGGCCACTTCGATGACGGGCACATCCTTATAGTCGCCGATGTCCGGCACCTTCACTTCCTGCACGCCCCCCGACTTCGCAGCGGGTGCGGGCGCCGGTGCAGGCGCTGCAGCGGGTGCGGGGACGGGCGCCGCCGCGCCATTGCCTTGCGCGGGCTTCGCAGCGCCGCCTTCGCCGTCGAGCAGCACGATCAGCGTGCCTTCCGACACGGTGTCGCCAAGCTTGACCTTCACTTCCTTCACCGTGCCCGACGCGGGGCTCGGCACATCCATCGTCGCCTTGTCGGATTCCAGCGTGACGAGCGACTGCTCTTTCGTGACGGGATCACCCGCCTTCACCAGCACCTCGATTACAGGAATGTCCTTGTAATCGCCGATGTCCGGCACCTTGACTTCGATCGCTTGGCTCATTGTTTTCTGTCTCCAGGGCCGCGCGCACCTCGCCGCCCGCTTCGGGCGGCGAGGTACACATTGGGGCTCGCGGGTCGATGCCTTAGACGGTCATCGGGTTGGGTTTGGACGGATCGAGGTTGT from Paraburkholderia phymatum STM815 encodes the following:
- the aceF gene encoding dihydrolipoyllysine-residue acetyltransferase, with translation MSQAIEVKVPDIGDYKDIPVIEVLVKAGDPVTKEQSLVTLESDKATMDVPSPASGTVKEVKVKLGDTVSEGTLIVLLDGEGGAAKPAQGNGAAAPVPAPAAAPAPAPAPAAKSGGVQEVKVPDIGDYKDVPVIEVAVKVGDRVEKEQSLVTLESDKATMDVPSPAAGIVKEVKVKVGDNVSEGTLIVLLEGESGGAAAPAPAVPKHEEMPSDAPAAPSPAPAQPSALAQAPVIPAGEGGAHRASHASPSVRKFARELGVDVSRVQGTGPKGRITQDDVTAFVKGVMTGQRGAPVAAAPAAAGGGELGLLPWPKVDFTKFGPIDPKPLSRIKKISGANLHRNWVMIPHVTNNDEADITDLEALRVQLNKENEKAGVKFTMLAFVIKAVVAALKKFPTFNASLDGDNLVFKQYYHVGFAADTPNGLVVPVIRDADKKGLVDIAKEMTELSKLAREGKLKPDQMQGGCFSISSLGGIGGTNFTPIINAPEVAILGLSRSAMKPVWDGKQFVPRLTLPLSLSYDHRVIDGAEAARFNAYLGAILADFRRVIL